In one Paenibacillus sp. JQZ6Y-1 genomic region, the following are encoded:
- a CDS encoding cold shock domain-containing protein has product MKGTVKWFNAEKGFGFIEVEGSEDVFVHFSAIQGDGFKTLDEGQAVEFDITEGNRGPQAANVVKL; this is encoded by the coding sequence GTGAAAGGTACAGTTAAATGGTTCAACGCAGAAAAAGGTTTCGGTTTCATCGAAGTTGAAGGTAGCGAAGATGTATTCGTACACTTTTCCGCTATTCAAGGCGACGGCTTCAAAACTTTGGACGAAGGCCAAGCAGTAGAGTTCGACATTACTGAAGGTAACCGTGGTCCACAAGCAGCTAACGTAGTAAAATTATAA
- a CDS encoding cytochrome P450: MTSNNEASAMLSPNMIVPQGVKDAGSAFAWYEQMRTEAPIHYDEQRRSWDVFRYDDVHRVMSDYKAFSSQTRRNADGQQSEMLLMMDPPKHKKYRSIVNQAFTLKAVAAMEPRIAQITHELLDPLQSNTEMDIIRDLSFPLPVIVIAELLGVREQDRELFKGWSDTLVEGFSGTEETAQQLAARKQQASRELYGYFMQVIEQRKRQPQHDLVSALLAAEVEGEQLDLPHLLSFCLLLLVAGNETTTNLIGNAVICLTEEPGRWRALADNREQLDLAIEEALRFRSPVQGMVRKAVNDIEIGGQLIRRDDLVTAWIGSANRDEYKFTEADQYLMDRHPNPHMAFGMGVHFCLGAPLARLEARTALNVLLDRFPNLSREQGQELQLLPSPMVHGVHHLLVQL; this comes from the coding sequence ATGACATCAAATAATGAAGCATCGGCGATGTTGTCGCCGAATATGATTGTGCCACAGGGCGTGAAGGACGCGGGTTCAGCATTTGCTTGGTATGAACAGATGCGAACCGAGGCACCGATTCATTACGATGAACAGCGCCGCAGCTGGGATGTGTTTCGGTATGATGATGTACATCGCGTCATGTCGGATTACAAAGCATTCAGCTCGCAGACACGTCGCAATGCCGACGGGCAGCAATCAGAAATGCTACTAATGATGGACCCACCAAAGCATAAAAAGTATCGCAGTATCGTCAACCAAGCGTTTACACTCAAAGCGGTTGCCGCGATGGAGCCACGTATTGCACAGATTACTCATGAGCTGCTAGATCCATTACAGAGCAATACCGAGATGGACATCATTCGCGATCTGTCGTTTCCGTTACCCGTGATTGTGATTGCCGAGCTGCTCGGTGTGCGTGAGCAGGATCGCGAATTGTTTAAAGGCTGGTCGGATACGCTGGTGGAAGGCTTTAGTGGCACAGAAGAGACCGCACAGCAGCTTGCGGCGCGCAAGCAGCAGGCATCGCGCGAACTGTATGGATATTTTATGCAGGTCATTGAACAGCGTAAGCGTCAACCGCAGCATGATCTGGTCTCCGCGTTATTGGCAGCAGAGGTAGAGGGAGAACAGCTAGACCTGCCGCATCTACTCAGCTTTTGCCTCTTGCTGCTCGTGGCTGGCAATGAGACGACAACGAATCTGATTGGCAATGCCGTCATTTGCCTGACTGAAGAGCCGGGACGCTGGCGTGCATTGGCAGACAATCGTGAACAGTTGGATTTGGCAATTGAGGAAGCACTGCGTTTTCGTTCGCCCGTCCAAGGCATGGTGCGTAAGGCAGTGAATGATATTGAGATTGGCGGACAGTTGATTCGACGCGATGATCTGGTTACCGCATGGATTGGTTCTGCCAACCGGGATGAATACAAATTTACAGAGGCGGATCAATATCTGATGGATCGTCATCCCAATCCACATATGGCGTTTGGTATGGGCGTGCATTTCTGCCTTGGCGCTCCATTGGCTCGATTGGAAGCAAGAACCGCGCTGAATGTGCTGTTGGATCGTTTTCCAAATTTGAGCAGAGAGCAGGGGCAGGAACTACAATTGCTCCCTAGCCCGATGGTGCATGGCGTACATCATTTGCTTGTCCAGCTGTAA